CCACCACCCGTTGCAACCAGCGCGCCTCGTAAAGGCGCCCGCGCGCGCGCAGCACCAGACTGAGCATGCCCACCGCAATCAGCAACAGGCCCAGCCCGACCATGGCCCGGAAGGCGAAGAACACAATGGGCACCGGTGGCAGATCGCTGCGGGGAAATTCACGCAGACCGGCAATGGTGCCGGTCCAGTTGTGGCGCAAGTACAGCGAGCCCAGGCGCGGTATGGCCAGCTCATGGCGATTGCGCTGCGCCTGCATATCGGGAATGGCGAACAGCCGCAGCGGTTCGCCCTCGCCTGCCGGCGGCCGCTGCCAACTGCCTTCGATCGCGGCAAGTTTTTGCGGTTGATGTTCCAGCGTATTGCGCCCATGCAGGTCGCCGGCCAGCAACTGCAGGGGCGCGACAATGGCGATCACCCACAGGCCCATCGAAAACATCAGCCGCGCGCCCGGATTGCGGGTATCGCGCAACACATGCCATGCGCCCACCGCTGCGATGATCGCTGCAGTGGCCAGCAACGCGGCCAGGCTCATATGCAGCATGCGCCAGGGAAACGATGGGTTGAAGATGATGCGCAGCCAGTCCACTGGCAGGAAGTTGCCATCGGCAGCACGTGCGAATCCGGCCGGCGTGTGCAACCACGAGTTGGCGGACAGGATCCAGAACGCGCTCACCAACGAGCCCAGTGCCACCATGCAGGTGGCAAAGAAATGCACACGGTGGCCGACCTTCTTCATGCCGAACAACATGATGCCCAAGAACCCGGCCTCCAGGAAAAACGCCACCAGCACTTCGAAGAACATCAACGGGCCGATCACTGCACCGGCCGCGCCGGACAGGCGCCCCCAGTGCAAGCCGAACACGAACTCCATCGGGATACCGGTCACCACGCCAGCGGCAGTGGTGAGCGAAAAGAGCTTCAACCAGTAGTTGTACACGTCCATGTACACGCGCCGCCGCGTGCGCAGCCACAGCGCTTCCAGCACCACCAGGAAGTTCGCCAACCCCATGGTGAAGGCGGCCAGCACGATGTGCATGCCGATGGTGAAGGCGAACTGGCCGCGCACCAGCAGCAAGGCGTGTTCGGAAGCCTGCATGGCGTGCCTGGCTCAGCTCTCGCTGGGCTTGCCGCTGAAGGCGGAGATCGGCTTGTCGACCTGCTTGTCCAGGCCGGCGGCGAAGGCTTTCAGGCCATCGAGCACTGGCGTGATCGCATTCCACACCGCCTCGTCCTGCAGCAGCCGATACGCACCGCGCAGGCCGGGCGCCTCGCCCTGGGCTGCGGTCTGCGCACGGCTGCGCGCGATCTGGTCCAGCGCGTCCTTGCCGGCAAACACCACCTTGTAGAACTGGCTGGGCGGAATGCGCGACACCGCCATCGCCAGGATCGAGACGTTCTGCAGGACATTGAGCGGCCCAGGCTGGTTGATGCCATCAACCAGCACCTTGGCCAGTTTGTCCTGCGCGCCGACCAGGTCGTTGGCCAGGCGCAGTATCCCGCGCTGGTGCAGGGTCTCGAGCAGGCGGTCGAGTTCTTCGCGCGCGGTGGGCCCGATCGGTGGGGGTTTGACGTCGTAGTCCAGGGGTTCGGCCATCAGAATCTCTCCGGGTGCGGTGCGCGGGCCGGCGGCGCAACATAGTCTTCGCGTGCCCATTTCTGCTGTACCGGCACGCCATCGTTGGGCGTGCGATGCCCGTGGCGAAAGTTATGCGCAGGCAGCGGCGGTTTGCCGGTGCGGCCCAGCGGCTCCATGCGCACTGCCAACTCTTTGTAAGCCGGTGTGTTGACGTCGGGGTCGTGATGCTCGCCGGTGAGCAGATTGATGCCGGGCTTGCCCTGGTGGATGGGCAGGAACAGCGTGTTGCCGGCAACGCGATCAGTGATCACCACCGGTACCTCCAGCGAACCACGCCGCGAACTGAGCTTGACCCAATCGCCTTCCTGCAGGCCGCGCTCGGCCGCCAGCTGCGGGCTGACTTCGACAAACCAGTTCGGTGCCAGCGACCACAGCCGCGGCCCGCGGCCGGTCTGATTCATGCCCTGGAACTGTTCGAGCATGCGGCCGTTGTCCAGCATCAGATCGAACTGCGCATCGGCCTCCTCACCCGGGCGCTTCCATTGCAGCGGATGCAGGCGTGCCTTGCCGTCGTCGGTGTGGAAGCGCTCGGTGTAGAGCAGCGGCGTATCGCGGCCATCGTCCTGCATCGGCCAGAGCAGAGAGCGCCAGCCTTCCAGCCGCTGGTAGCTCACGCCTTTGAAAAGCGTAGCGATGCGGGCCACCTCGTCCATGATCTGGCTGGGGTGGGTATAGCCCCAATCGTGGCCCATGCGCGCGGCGAGTTCAGTGAGGATCTGCCAATCCGGCCGGCTCTGGCCGAGCGGTGGAAACACCTGGTGGAAGCGTTGGATACGGCGTTCGGTGTTGACGAAGGTGCCGTCCTTCTCGACGCTGGGGCACGCCGGCAACACCACATCCGCAAATTCGGCGGTACGGCTGAAGAACAGGTCCTGCACCACCATGAAGTCCAGCTTGGAGAAGCCACGGTGCACATTGCGCGCATCGGCATCGGAAAACGCGGTTTCCTCGCCGATCACGTACATGGCGCGGATCTCGCCCTTGTCGGCCTGCTGCACCATCATGAAGTTGTCCGAGCCCACCTCCAGCGACAACTGCTCGGCCGGTACGTGCCAGGCCTGTGCCCACTTGTTGCGCACGGCCGGGTCAGAGACGCTTTCGTAGCCGGGGTACATGTTCTTCAGGCAGCCGAAGTCGCTGGCGCCTTGCACATTGTTGTGGCCGCGCATCGGGTAGCCGCCGGTGCCGGGGCGGCCGTAATTGCCGGTGACCAACAACAGGTTGGAGAGCGCGGTGCTGGTATCGGCGCCGTGCGTGTGCTGGGTGATGCCCATGGCCCAGACGATGCAGACCGAGCGCGCGCGGCCAATCATCTCGCCCGCTTCCACCAACTGTTCGC
The nucleotide sequence above comes from Xanthomonas campestris pv. campestris str. ATCC 33913. Encoded proteins:
- a CDS encoding cytochrome ubiquinol oxidase subunit I; the protein is MQASEHALLLVRGQFAFTIGMHIVLAAFTMGLANFLVVLEALWLRTRRRVYMDVYNYWLKLFSLTTAAGVVTGIPMEFVFGLHWGRLSGAAGAVIGPLMFFEVLVAFFLEAGFLGIMLFGMKKVGHRVHFFATCMVALGSLVSAFWILSANSWLHTPAGFARAADGNFLPVDWLRIIFNPSFPWRMLHMSLAALLATAAIIAAVGAWHVLRDTRNPGARLMFSMGLWVIAIVAPLQLLAGDLHGRNTLEHQPQKLAAIEGSWQRPPAGEGEPLRLFAIPDMQAQRNRHELAIPRLGSLYLRHNWTGTIAGLREFPRSDLPPVPIVFFAFRAMVGLGLLLIAVGMLSLVLRARGRLYEARWLQRVVVVMAPSGMLAMLCGWVVTEVGRQPFTVYGLLRTAHSTSPLSLPMVASSSVAILVLYPLVFGLGLFLLLRVLRRLPHARERGPSPGLADQTGN
- a CDS encoding DUF1641 domain-containing protein is translated as MAEPLDYDVKPPPIGPTAREELDRLLETLHQRGILRLANDLVGAQDKLAKVLVDGINQPGPLNVLQNVSILAMAVSRIPPSQFYKVVFAGKDALDQIARSRAQTAAQGEAPGLRGAYRLLQDEAVWNAITPVLDGLKAFAAGLDKQVDKPISAFSGKPSES